In Massilistercora timonensis, the following are encoded in one genomic region:
- the acpP gene encoding acyl carrier protein, producing the protein MEFEKLQNIIADVLNVDKQEITMETRFVDDLQADSLDIFQIIMGIEETFDIEIDNEDAEKIATVEDAVEQIKAATSN; encoded by the coding sequence ATGGAATTCGAGAAATTGCAGAATATCATCGCGGATGTATTGAACGTGGACAAACAGGAGATCACCATGGAGACCAGGTTTGTGGACGATCTGCAGGCAGATTCTCTGGATATCTTCCAGATCATTATGGGGATCGAGGAGACTTTTGATATCGAGATCGATAATGAGGATGCGGAAAAAATCGCTACGGTGGAGGACGCTGTAGAGCAGATCAAAGCAGCGACCAGTAACTAG